A part of Solibacillus sp. FSL H8-0538 genomic DNA contains:
- the rplL gene encoding 50S ribosomal protein L7/L12 — MNNEQILEAIKAMTVLELNDLVKAIEEEFGVTAAAPVAVVAGGAAAVEEKTEFDVVLASAGAEKIKVIKAVREITGLGLKEAKEVVDNAPKALKEGISKDEAETIKAKLEEVGASVEVK, encoded by the coding sequence ATGAACAATGAGCAAATCTTAGAAGCTATCAAAGCTATGACAGTTCTAGAATTAAACGATTTAGTAAAAGCTATCGAAGAAGAATTCGGTGTAACAGCAGCAGCTCCTGTAGCTGTAGTTGCTGGCGGTGCTGCAGCAGTTGAAGAAAAAACTGAGTTTGACGTAGTATTAGCATCTGCTGGTGCAGAAAAAATTAAAGTAATCAAAGCAGTGCGTGAAATCACTGGTTTAGGTCTTAAAGAAGCTAAAGAAGTTGTAGACAACGCTCCTAAAGCTCTTAAAGAAGGTATTTCTAAAGATGAAGCAGAAACAATTAAAGCTAAACTTGAAGAAGTTGGCGCATCTGTAGAAGTTAAGTAA
- the rpoC gene encoding DNA-directed RNA polymerase subunit beta', which produces MIDVNEFEYMKIGLASPDKIRSWSYGEVKKPETINYRTLKPEKDGLFCERIFGPTKDWECHCGKYKRVRYKGVVCDRCGVEVTRAKVRRERMGHIELAAPVSHIWYFKGIPSRMGLILDMSPRSLEEVIYFASYVVIEPGATALGFKDLLSEKEYRAYREKFGTGFEAAMGAEAIKRLLEKLDLEDETVTLKEELKTAQGQRRTRAIKRLEVVESFRHSGNKPEWMILDVLPVIPPELRPMVQLDGGRFATSDLNDLYRRVINRNNRLKRLLDLGAPSIIVQNEKRMLQEAVDALIDNGRRGRPVTGPGNRPLKSLSHMLKGKQGRFRQNLLGKRVDYSGRSVIVVGPNLKMYQCGLPKEMAIELFKPFVMKELVERGLAHNIKSAKRKIERMHNEVWDVLEDVIREHPVLLNRAPTLHRLGIQAFEPTLVEGRAIRLHPLVCTAYNADFDGDQMAVHVPLSAEAQAEARLLMLAAQNILNPKDGKPVVTPSQDMVLGNYYLTLERESAVGEGSIFYGHDEVLIAYQNGHVHLHSRIAIKASSLNNPTFTEEQNNMFLLTTVGKVIFNEILPKSFPYINEPTDVNLEQKTPENYFVNLTIDEELQKDIEATEGYSELSEAEQIEAQRRAVLSKYFASVPPVDPFRKKFLGNVIAEVFKRFHITETSKMLDRMKDLGFKYSTRAGITVGVSDIVVLPDKGVILEEAQQKVDKVMMQFRRGLITEEERYDRVISSWSAAKDTIQGKLMNSLQKTNPIFMMSDSGARGNASNFTQLAGMRGLMANPAGRIIELPIKSSFREGLTVLEYFISTHGARKGLADTALKTADSGYLTRRLVDVAQDVIVREDDCGTDRGLLIGALMEGNELIEGLDERIVGRYGKKTIRHPQTGEVILERDGLITQDVARVIEEAGIEEITIRSAFTCNTKHGVCKKCYGMNLATGEEVEVGEAVGIIAAQSIGEPGTQLTMRTFHTGGVAGNDITQGLPRIQEIFEARNPKGQSVISEISGQVSEIEEIREGLKEITVQGNVETRKYQAPYNSRLKVQLGDEIIPGQTLTEGSIDPKQLLKVKDVSTVQEYLLKEVQKVYRMQGVEIGDKHIEVMVRQMLRKVRVIESGDTELLPGSLLDIHQFSEANADAVLNGKNPATCRPVILGITKASLETESFLSAASFQETTRVLTDAAIKGKRDELLGLKENVIIGKLVPAGTGMQRYRQIRMDQDGPIGEEVTSAE; this is translated from the coding sequence TTGATAGATGTTAATGAATTTGAATATATGAAAATCGGTTTAGCTTCTCCAGACAAGATTCGTTCTTGGTCTTATGGTGAGGTTAAAAAACCTGAAACAATCAACTACCGTACATTAAAACCAGAAAAAGATGGTCTTTTCTGTGAACGTATTTTTGGACCAACTAAAGACTGGGAATGTCACTGTGGTAAATACAAACGTGTACGCTATAAAGGTGTAGTTTGTGATCGTTGTGGAGTGGAAGTTACACGTGCAAAAGTACGTCGTGAACGCATGGGACACATCGAGTTAGCAGCACCTGTTTCTCACATTTGGTACTTCAAGGGAATTCCGAGCCGTATGGGACTTATCTTAGATATGTCTCCACGATCGTTAGAAGAAGTAATTTACTTTGCTTCTTATGTAGTAATCGAGCCGGGGGCAACAGCTTTAGGCTTCAAAGATCTTCTTTCTGAAAAAGAATACCGTGCATACCGTGAAAAATTTGGTACCGGTTTCGAAGCAGCAATGGGCGCAGAAGCAATCAAAAGACTACTTGAAAAACTAGATCTTGAAGACGAAACAGTTACATTAAAAGAAGAGTTAAAAACTGCGCAAGGTCAACGTCGTACTCGTGCGATCAAACGCCTTGAAGTAGTAGAATCATTCCGTCACTCTGGTAACAAACCTGAATGGATGATTCTAGACGTACTTCCTGTTATTCCGCCAGAGCTTCGTCCAATGGTGCAATTAGATGGTGGTCGTTTTGCAACTTCTGACTTAAATGATCTTTACCGTCGTGTAATTAACCGTAACAACCGCTTAAAACGTTTATTAGACCTTGGTGCTCCGAGCATTATCGTACAAAACGAAAAACGTATGCTACAAGAAGCTGTCGATGCATTAATCGATAACGGTCGTCGTGGTCGTCCGGTAACTGGTCCTGGTAACCGTCCGTTAAAATCACTTTCACATATGCTGAAAGGTAAACAAGGTCGTTTCCGTCAAAACTTACTTGGTAAACGTGTTGACTACTCTGGTCGTTCGGTTATCGTAGTAGGTCCAAACTTAAAAATGTACCAATGTGGTCTTCCAAAAGAAATGGCAATCGAACTATTCAAGCCTTTCGTAATGAAAGAATTAGTAGAACGAGGCCTTGCTCATAACATTAAGAGTGCAAAACGTAAAATTGAGCGTATGCACAATGAAGTATGGGACGTTTTAGAAGATGTAATTCGTGAGCATCCGGTATTACTTAACCGTGCACCGACTCTTCACCGTCTTGGTATTCAAGCATTCGAGCCTACATTAGTAGAAGGCCGTGCAATTCGTCTTCACCCACTAGTATGTACAGCTTACAACGCTGACTTCGATGGTGACCAAATGGCGGTTCACGTTCCTTTATCAGCAGAAGCGCAAGCAGAGGCACGTTTACTTATGTTAGCTGCTCAAAACATCCTGAACCCTAAAGATGGTAAACCAGTAGTAACTCCATCTCAAGATATGGTATTAGGTAACTATTACTTAACGCTTGAGCGTGAAAGTGCTGTAGGTGAAGGTTCAATTTTCTATGGTCATGATGAAGTATTAATCGCATATCAAAACGGTCATGTACATTTACATTCACGTATTGCAATTAAAGCAAGTTCTTTAAATAACCCGACGTTTACTGAAGAACAAAACAATATGTTCCTATTAACAACAGTTGGTAAGGTAATTTTCAACGAAATTCTTCCTAAATCATTCCCTTACATCAATGAACCAACTGATGTGAACTTAGAGCAAAAAACGCCTGAGAATTATTTCGTTAATTTAACAATCGATGAAGAACTACAAAAAGATATTGAAGCGACTGAAGGGTACAGTGAACTTTCTGAAGCAGAACAAATCGAAGCTCAACGTCGTGCAGTTTTAAGTAAATACTTTGCTTCTGTTCCACCAGTGGATCCATTCCGTAAGAAATTCTTAGGAAATGTCATTGCTGAAGTATTTAAACGATTCCATATTACTGAGACATCTAAAATGCTTGACCGTATGAAAGACTTAGGTTTCAAATACTCTACGCGCGCTGGTATCACAGTAGGTGTATCGGATATTGTGGTATTACCAGATAAAGGTGTCATCTTAGAAGAAGCGCAACAAAAGGTAGATAAAGTAATGATGCAATTCCGTCGTGGTTTAATCACGGAAGAAGAGCGTTATGACCGAGTTATTTCTAGTTGGTCTGCAGCTAAAGATACGATCCAAGGCAAGTTAATGAACTCTCTACAAAAAACGAACCCGATCTTCATGATGTCTGATTCAGGAGCGCGTGGTAACGCATCGAACTTTACACAGCTTGCTGGTATGCGTGGTCTGATGGCCAACCCGGCTGGTCGTATTATCGAGTTACCAATCAAATCTTCATTCCGTGAAGGTTTAACAGTATTAGAGTACTTTATCTCTACTCACGGTGCGCGTAAAGGTCTTGCTGATACAGCACTGAAAACTGCCGATTCAGGTTACTTAACTCGTCGTTTAGTAGATGTAGCACAAGATGTTATCGTCCGCGAAGATGACTGTGGAACTGACCGTGGTTTACTAATCGGTGCCTTAATGGAAGGTAACGAACTAATTGAAGGATTAGATGAGCGTATTGTAGGTCGTTATGGGAAGAAAACAATTCGTCATCCACAAACGGGCGAAGTCATTTTAGAACGTGACGGACTAATTACTCAAGATGTAGCGCGTGTAATTGAAGAAGCGGGCATTGAAGAAATTACAATTCGTTCAGCATTCACATGTAATACAAAACATGGCGTATGTAAAAAATGTTACGGTATGAACTTAGCAACGGGTGAAGAGGTAGAAGTTGGGGAAGCGGTTGGTATTATCGCTGCTCAATCTATCGGTGAGCCAGGTACACAGTTAACAATGCGTACTTTCCATACAGGTGGGGTTGCCGGAAACGATATCACTCAAGGTCTTCCACGTATCCAAGAGATTTTCGAAGCACGTAATCCGAAAGGTCAATCCGTGATTTCTGAAATCTCAGGTCAAGTGTCAGAAATCGAAGAGATTCGTGAAGGTCTTAAAGAAATTACTGTTCAAGGTAACGTGGAAACACGTAAATATCAAGCGCCTTATAACTCACGTTTAAAAGTGCAGTTAGGTGACGAGATTATTCCTGGGCAAACTCTTACAGAAGGTTCTATCGATCCAAAACAATTATTAAAAGTAAAAGATGTATCAACAGTTCAAGAGTATCTGTTGAAGGAAGTACAAAAAGTATACCGTATGCAAGGGGTAGAAATCGGGGATAAACATATCGAGGTAATGGTTCGCCAAATGCTTCGTAAAGTACGTGTAATTGAATCAGGTGATACTGAATTATTACCAGGTTCATTACTAGATATCCACCAATTCTCAGAAGCGAATGCTGATGCTGTATTAAATGGTAAAAACCCAGCAACTTGCCGTCCGGTAATTCTTGGTATTACAAAAGCTTCTCTTGAAACAGAATCATTCTTATCGGCTGCATCATTCCAAGAAACAACGCGTGTGTTAACAGATGCTGCGATTAAAGGTAAGCGTGATGAACTTCTTGGTCTGAAGGAAAACGTAATTATCGGTAAACTTGTTCCTGCAGGTACTGGTATGCAACGTTATCGTCAAATCCGTATGGATCAAGATGGTCCTATAGGAGAAGAAGTAACTTCAGCTGAATAA
- a CDS encoding class I SAM-dependent methyltransferase — protein sequence MSEHYYSNKPQTESKPRQWKFTLLGNTFTFETDAGVFSKSEVDFGSRVLIDAFEMPKVDGVLLDVGCGYGPIGLSIAKANPEREVHMMDINTRAITLSQKNAQVNGVQNVRIFESDGLSSVEQGTKAAAILTNPPIRAGKDTVFKFYDGAFDLLVEDGELWVVIQKKQGAPSTVSHLEEIFAEVDVVEKKKGYWIIRAKK from the coding sequence ATGTCTGAACATTATTATTCAAATAAGCCTCAAACTGAGAGTAAACCGCGCCAATGGAAATTTACTTTACTAGGAAATACGTTTACATTTGAAACAGATGCGGGCGTGTTTAGTAAAAGCGAAGTAGATTTTGGCTCCCGTGTATTAATTGACGCGTTTGAAATGCCAAAAGTAGACGGTGTTTTACTTGATGTGGGCTGTGGCTATGGACCAATTGGGTTATCAATTGCGAAAGCGAACCCAGAGCGTGAAGTGCATATGATGGATATCAATACGCGTGCAATTACTTTGTCGCAAAAAAATGCACAGGTTAACGGGGTTCAAAATGTACGTATTTTTGAAAGCGATGGACTTTCTTCGGTAGAACAGGGAACAAAGGCTGCGGCAATCCTAACAAACCCGCCAATTCGTGCAGGTAAAGATACTGTCTTTAAATTTTATGATGGTGCTTTTGATTTGTTAGTAGAAGACGGAGAACTTTGGGTCGTGATTCAGAAGAAGCAAGGTGCTCCATCGACAGTAAGTCATTTAGAAGAAATTTTTGCAGAAGTAGATGTTGTTGAGAAGAAAAAAGGATATTGGATCATACGAGCGAAGAAATAA
- the rpoB gene encoding DNA-directed RNA polymerase subunit beta has protein sequence MNELTGQLVQYGQHRQRRSFARISEVLELPNLIEIQTASYEWFLEEGLREMFHDISPIEDFTGNLSLEFVDYTLGDPKYDVDECKERDVTYAAPLRVKVRLYNKETDEVKEQDVFMGDFPLMTETGTFIINGAERVIVSQLVRSPSVYFHDKTDKNGKKGFGATVIPNRGAWLEYEIDAKDVVYVRIDRTRKLPVTVLLRALGFGSDQEILDIVGDNEFLRNTLEKDNTESTEKALLEIYERLRPGEPPTVESAKNLLYSRFFDAKRYDLANVGRYKMNKKLHIKNRLFNQTIAETIVDSETGEILVEQGTLLDRRTLDKLIPYLEAGVGFRTLSQVGGVLEDDVTIQSIKIYAPNDEAQKEINVISNAYIDEEVKNITPADVIASVSYFFNLLYGVGNTDDIDHLGNRRLRSVGELLQNQFRIGLSRMERVVRERMSINDTAAIVPQQLINIRPVIASIKEFFGSSQLSQFMDQTNPLAELTHKRRLSALGPGGLTRERAGMEVRDVHYSHYGRMCPIETPEGPNIGLINSLSSFAKVNKFGFIETPYRRVDPETGLVTDRIDYLTADEEDNYVVAQANSILTEEGAFANEEVVGRFRGDNTVFNKDRIDYMDVSPKQVVSAATACIPFLENDDSNRALMGANMQRQAVPLLNPEAPFVGTGMEHVDARDSGAAVVAKYDGIVEHVEARSIRVRRIEIVDGKEVKGDLTNYKLQKFIRSNQGTSYNQRPIVKVGDRVKPRDILADGPSMERGELALGRNVLVAFMTWDGFNYEDAVIMSERLVKDDVYTSVHIEEYESESRDTKLGPEEITRDIPNVGEDALRNLDDRGIIRIGAEVRDGDILVGKVTPKGVTELTAEERLLHAIFGEKAREVRDTSLRVPHGAGGIILDVKVFNREDGDELPPGVNQLVRAYIVQKRKIRVGDKMAGRHGNKGVISRILPEEDMPFMPDGTPVDIMLNPLGVPSRMNIGQVLELHLGMASRYLGIHMATPVFDGANEADVWETMEEAGMNRDGKTILYDGRSGEPFDNRVSVGIMYMIKLAHMVDDKLHARSTGPYSLVTQQPLGGKAQFGGQRFGEMEVWALEAYGAAYTLQEILTVKSDDVVGRVKTYEAIVKGESVPEPGVPESFKVLIKELQSLGMDVKMLTINDEEVELRDLDDEEELQPADALNIVPTEKEEVPVESFE, from the coding sequence GTGAATGAGTTGACAGGTCAACTAGTTCAGTACGGACAACACCGTCAGCGTAGAAGTTTTGCGCGTATTAGTGAGGTGCTGGAACTTCCGAATTTAATCGAGATCCAAACAGCATCTTATGAGTGGTTCCTTGAAGAAGGATTGCGCGAGATGTTCCACGACATTTCTCCAATCGAAGATTTTACAGGTAATCTTTCACTTGAATTCGTCGACTATACATTAGGAGATCCTAAGTATGATGTAGATGAGTGTAAAGAACGTGACGTAACTTATGCTGCACCACTGCGTGTAAAAGTACGTTTGTACAACAAAGAAACAGATGAAGTAAAAGAGCAAGACGTCTTTATGGGTGATTTCCCATTAATGACGGAAACGGGTACGTTTATTATTAACGGTGCTGAGCGCGTTATCGTTTCACAGTTAGTTCGTTCTCCTAGTGTTTACTTCCATGATAAAACTGACAAAAACGGTAAAAAAGGCTTTGGCGCTACAGTAATTCCTAACCGTGGTGCTTGGCTTGAATATGAAATAGATGCAAAGGATGTAGTATACGTACGTATTGATCGTACGCGTAAACTTCCTGTAACTGTTCTGTTACGTGCATTAGGTTTCGGATCAGATCAAGAGATTTTAGACATCGTTGGTGACAACGAGTTCTTACGTAACACGCTTGAAAAGGACAACACAGAAAGCACTGAAAAAGCGCTTCTTGAAATCTATGAGCGTCTACGTCCGGGTGAACCACCTACAGTTGAAAGTGCGAAAAACTTATTGTATTCTCGTTTCTTTGACGCGAAACGCTATGATTTAGCGAATGTTGGTCGTTACAAAATGAACAAAAAGCTTCACATCAAAAATCGTTTGTTCAACCAAACGATTGCAGAAACAATTGTTGATTCTGAAACAGGTGAAATTTTAGTAGAACAAGGAACGTTATTAGACCGTCGTACACTAGATAAGTTAATTCCTTATTTAGAGGCAGGTGTAGGCTTCCGTACACTATCTCAAGTAGGTGGCGTATTAGAAGACGATGTTACAATCCAATCAATTAAAATCTATGCACCTAATGATGAAGCGCAAAAAGAAATTAACGTTATTTCCAATGCTTATATTGATGAAGAAGTGAAGAATATTACGCCAGCTGACGTAATTGCTTCTGTATCATATTTCTTTAACTTATTATATGGTGTTGGGAACACGGATGATATTGACCATTTAGGTAATCGTCGTTTACGTTCTGTTGGTGAGCTTCTGCAAAACCAATTCCGTATCGGATTATCTCGTATGGAGCGTGTAGTACGTGAGCGTATGTCGATTAATGACACAGCTGCAATCGTGCCACAACAATTAATTAACATTCGTCCTGTAATTGCGTCAATTAAAGAGTTCTTTGGTAGCTCTCAATTATCTCAATTCATGGACCAAACAAACCCACTAGCAGAATTAACGCATAAGCGTCGTCTATCTGCATTAGGGCCTGGTGGTTTAACACGTGAGCGTGCTGGTATGGAAGTACGTGACGTTCACTATTCTCACTATGGTCGTATGTGTCCGATTGAAACGCCTGAGGGACCAAACATTGGTCTTATCAACTCGTTATCATCGTTTGCAAAAGTAAATAAATTCGGCTTTATCGAAACACCTTACCGTCGCGTGGATCCGGAAACTGGTTTAGTGACTGATCGTATCGATTATTTAACTGCTGATGAAGAAGATAACTACGTAGTAGCTCAAGCCAACTCGATTTTAACTGAAGAGGGTGCATTCGCTAACGAAGAAGTCGTTGGACGTTTCCGTGGTGATAACACTGTATTCAACAAAGACCGTATTGACTACATGGACGTATCTCCTAAACAAGTAGTATCTGCTGCCACTGCATGTATTCCGTTCTTAGAAAACGATGACTCAAACCGTGCGCTAATGGGAGCAAACATGCAACGTCAAGCGGTTCCTTTATTAAACCCAGAAGCACCATTCGTTGGTACTGGTATGGAACATGTAGACGCTCGTGACTCAGGTGCAGCGGTTGTTGCGAAATATGATGGTATTGTTGAGCATGTAGAAGCTCGTTCAATCCGCGTACGTCGTATCGAAATCGTTGACGGTAAAGAAGTTAAAGGCGATTTAACAAACTATAAATTACAAAAATTCATTCGTTCAAACCAAGGTACTTCATATAACCAACGCCCAATCGTTAAAGTTGGCGATCGCGTGAAGCCTCGTGACATTTTAGCTGACGGTCCATCTATGGAACGCGGAGAACTTGCACTTGGGCGTAACGTACTTGTTGCTTTCATGACATGGGATGGCTTTAACTATGAGGATGCTGTAATCATGAGTGAGCGTCTTGTGAAAGATGACGTATATACATCTGTTCATATTGAAGAATATGAATCAGAGTCTCGTGATACAAAGCTTGGACCAGAAGAAATCACGCGTGACATTCCAAACGTAGGTGAGGATGCACTTCGTAACCTAGACGATCGCGGTATTATCCGTATCGGTGCGGAAGTTCGTGATGGTGATATTCTAGTAGGTAAAGTTACTCCTAAAGGGGTTACTGAATTAACTGCTGAAGAACGTTTATTACATGCAATTTTCGGTGAAAAAGCACGTGAAGTCCGTGATACTTCACTTCGTGTACCACACGGAGCTGGCGGTATTATCCTTGACGTTAAAGTATTCAACCGTGAAGATGGCGACGAATTACCACCAGGCGTTAACCAATTAGTACGTGCTTATATTGTTCAAAAGCGTAAAATCCGCGTTGGGGACAAAATGGCCGGACGACATGGTAACAAAGGGGTTATCTCTCGTATCTTACCGGAAGAAGATATGCCATTCATGCCAGACGGCACGCCAGTAGATATCATGCTTAACCCACTTGGGGTACCTTCTCGTATGAACATCGGACAAGTGCTAGAGCTACACTTAGGTATGGCTTCTCGTTACTTAGGTATTCATATGGCAACACCAGTATTCGATGGTGCCAATGAAGCGGATGTATGGGAAACGATGGAAGAAGCTGGTATGAACCGTGACGGTAAAACAATTCTTTATGATGGACGTTCAGGTGAGCCATTCGACAACCGTGTATCAGTAGGGATCATGTACATGATCAAACTTGCCCACATGGTTGATGATAAACTTCACGCACGTTCAACTGGACCTTACTCATTAGTTACGCAACAGCCATTGGGTGGTAAAGCTCAGTTTGGTGGGCAACGTTTCGGTGAGATGGAGGTTTGGGCACTTGAAGCATACGGTGCTGCTTACACACTTCAAGAGATTTTAACTGTAAAATCGGATGACGTTGTAGGTCGTGTGAAAACATATGAAGCCATCGTTAAAGGTGAAAGTGTTCCAGAACCAGGTGTTCCAGAATCATTCAAAGTATTAATTAAAGAACTTCAATCTTTAGGTATGGATGTTAAAATGCTAACAATCAACGATGAAGAAGTAGAGCTTCGTGATTTAGATGACGAAGAAGAGCTTCAACCAGCTGATGCTTTAAATATCGTACCTACTGAGAAAGAAGAAGTCCCAGTAGAGTCATTTGAGTAA